The region CACGTGTCAGGGGCCACAGGGCCCGGGAGACCGTGCGATTCGGGGCCGGTGGGTCGAGCCTGGGGGGCTGGAAGGGCCCTGGGCAGGCTGAGGCAGGGGACTTACCGAGCGAGGTGCGGCGACGGCGCCCCCGGGCGGACGGGGTCAAAGCGGAGCCGGGCGCACAGCAGAATGCGGGGTTCGGTGGGCCCCCCGGACCCGGCGCGGGCCGGCGGCGTTCACCAGCAGGGCCTGGGCGTGCGCCGAGCGGCCGCGTGGTGCGCGGCGGACCGCTTTTGTCCCTCGGTGGCCCACCCGGGCCGGCTGGGATGGAGGCGACAGCAGCCTGGAGTCAGACTGGAGCGGCGAGCCCTAGCCACGCAGGCCTCCCTACCTCTTGCTCCCGCCGCCTCTCCCTCCCCGGGCCACAGCGTCCGCTGCTTTTTATTTCGACAGCACTTTGAGGGGGCGGGAGCACCGCAGGGGGTAGGAGGGTGCTCGGGTTCTGCTCCCCGTCCCCCTAGTGCAGAGACCCGCCAGGGTGGAGGGCAGGCAGGCCCTCCAGGCGCACACTGCCTACTCGCCCGTACTCCAGGCCGCTTCCATCGCAGGGACAGCGTACTCGCACCCCAGAGCGGGATGCCCGCTCAGAAAGCCCGGACATCTCTCGTCAGAGACTCTCCCGGGGCCCTCTCGGACCCTGGCCACACGCACTCGCACACAgatgcctgccccacctcctccagTCCACTTCCAGTCGTGTttgaaaagacacacacacagttgtgcacacacacacgtgttagCTCACACAGCTGTGGCTTCGTGGACATCTTCAGCCAGGAGATCTGGGTCACGCCGACATGCACACGTGCTCACACGCAAAGGTAACTCAACACGGGCACaccacctcccttccttccaggCTGATTTGGCTTTGGCTGAGTATACTCACTTTCCCTCCCCTACCCTACCCACCCGTACCCATCCTCAATCCCCCCACTGCAGGGCAAACAAGAGCCTTTTTGGAGTAGAGTTTAAGGCATCTCCTTGcacaggagggggaagggagcagagggCTTGTCCTTGGAAGGTTGTGTGGAAGAGTTGGGGTGTGGGGGTCTTCACCTCATGAAGGCTCCTGGGTCTGTGAGCTAGTCCTTCAACTTTCAAAGCCCCTACCATGAAATGGAACTTCAAATCCCTCCCTGCTCTCGTTCCAGCTGCCCAGGAGAGAGAGTGGTCTAGGGATCTTGGGATCAAAGAGAAAGTGTTTGGCCTTGGTAGCACTGAGAAGTCTGTGGTCCCAGGAAAGCAAGGGTGTGCCCTGGAGAGGGGTgtctctgcgcccccccccccacgccccgcaCCCTCCCAGCTGTCTGAGGCTGGTGGTGACTGTTGCATGTGTATGTGCTCATGCCTATGGGAGAATATCTGTCCTGAGTGCCCGTATGTGGCTGAGCATTTGTGAGCACATGGGAAGTCTGCAAAACTGAGTATATTAGTACATCCATTTCTTTCCATGGGTCCCCAAGAGTTTGTGCATTGAGTCTGTGTATTGTGGGTCCCTGAGAGGTCACGTGGGTTCTCTGAGAGTTTGTGTATTGTGTGTGGCTATTTCAGAGTGTGTCCCCACATGTGCACACAGGAGAGTCACTCTGTGGAACTGGATATACGTTCCTGCTGCTGTGTATCTCTGTGAGACCATTGTGTCCATGAATCATGCAATAGGAAGTGGATATTTCCAAGTGTTTGTCTATAAATTGgtatgtgtctttgtgtgggtcaGTCACTGGGTATCCTGTATCTGTGAatcagggagtgtgtgtgtgtgtgtgtgtgtgtgtgtgtgtgtgtgtgtgtttctttaacaGCATAGGTATGGATATGTATCATTGTACCTTTGAACTGATGGTGGGAGGATGGGTAGTGTATCCAGGGAGAATGGAGAGTATATCCAAGTTGTCTGCATATCTGTTATAGCTCCATGTATGAGCTGATGTGTGTTGGGGTGGGTGTTTGTGTATCTGGGGCATGGGGATCATGTGTATGAATATATCTTTCAACTATGAGTGTTTTTC is a window of Myotis daubentonii chromosome 8, mMyoDau2.1, whole genome shotgun sequence DNA encoding:
- the LOC132239842 gene encoding fibril-forming collagen alpha chain-like; amino-acid sequence: MTWVGRAAGRVIPEDHVSGATGPGRPCDSGPVGRAWGAGRALGRLRQGTYRARCGDGAPGRTGSKRSRAHSRMRGSVGPPDPARAGGVHQQGLGVRRAAAWCAADRFCPSVAHPGRLGWRRQQPGVRLERRALATQASLPLAPAASPSPGHSVRCFLFRQHFEGAGAPQGVGGCSGSAPRPPSAETRQGGGQAGPPGAHCLLARTPGRFHRRDSVLAPQSGMPAQKARTSLVRDSPGALSDPGHTHSHTDACPTSSSPLPVVFEKTHTQLCTHTRVSSHSCGFVDIFSQEIWVTPTCTRAHTQR